Proteins encoded together in one Labilibaculum sp. DW002 window:
- a CDS encoding DUF1961 family protein: MKLNVTMHHYFKSFVYLVVVCLFMGCSGKTQKDFESLNSSKDWTLKLSDSCTGNWQDNWFLDGLIATVENSEKGMNFTAGPEFRNDAHHAVLWTKESFKGDVKIEYNYTRTDSQVINVNILYIQAQGIGKGPYDKDISKWNHLREVPKMSLYYNYMNPLHISYAAFPMVNEDPENDYLRVRKYPVTDAITFKDMEVEPSYYDIGLFLPNISYKVTVIKTDSQLLMNVNGDGKNKLYTFDVSDKEKLVEGRIGLRHMYTRSARYSDFKVSTK; encoded by the coding sequence ATGAAATTGAACGTGACCATGCATCATTACTTTAAAAGCTTTGTGTACCTAGTTGTTGTCTGTCTCTTTATGGGCTGTTCTGGTAAAACACAGAAAGATTTTGAAAGCCTAAATTCCTCAAAAGATTGGACTTTGAAACTTTCAGATTCTTGTACTGGAAATTGGCAGGACAACTGGTTTCTCGATGGCTTAATTGCCACGGTTGAGAACAGTGAAAAAGGAATGAACTTTACTGCAGGTCCTGAATTTAGGAATGATGCACACCACGCTGTTCTTTGGACGAAAGAATCATTTAAAGGAGATGTTAAGATCGAGTACAATTATACCCGAACTGATTCGCAAGTAATCAATGTCAATATTCTATACATTCAAGCGCAAGGAATTGGCAAAGGACCATACGATAAGGATATTTCAAAATGGAATCACCTAAGAGAGGTGCCAAAAATGAGTCTTTACTACAATTATATGAATCCGCTTCACATAAGTTATGCGGCCTTTCCTATGGTTAATGAAGATCCAGAAAATGACTATCTGCGTGTGAGAAAATACCCGGTAACTGATGCAATTACCTTTAAAGATATGGAGGTGGAGCCTTCTTATTATGATATCGGACTTTTCCTCCCTAATATAAGCTATAAAGTGACTGTTATAAAGACGGATTCGCAATTGCTTATGAATGTTAATGGAGATGGAAAGAATAAGTTGTACACTTTTGATGTATCAGATAAAGAGAAGTTAGTTGAAGGGCGTATTGGATTAAGACACATGTACACGCGTTCGGCTCGATATAGCGATTTTAAAGTGTCAACTAAATAG
- a CDS encoding RagB/SusD family nutrient uptake outer membrane protein: MKNIYKQINKFSLALAATGLIFGGCDDYLDQEPKDQVTEAIYYETQEQFTNASNYFYTRFGWEEGDGATDLSGNIGDTDYASGKTIIPVSDDIWKNNYVYLRVINQLIEKAAEYNGEQSEISASLGTAYFFRAWHHNKLLLRFGGVPIVTRSLDVSSEEVYAPRNSRYEVVNQMVSDLDMAISLLPTATSLADSEVGKITVEAAKSFKARILLHAATWEKYVSTTADGDGSSVGAGSAKPAGYPSVDEMFTEAKKMATEVMNSGAFELWDKRAEIEAAYPGWGDHHLFYFFCLEDGTSNPAGLTKADNKEFIIQTVYDYILRQNRNNTTHAKPWGPSRKLMDMYLCSDGLPVQHSGVFNGYGMMTSEFQNRDLRLVGLVKEPLKEYWGYGSGTAGGGAQYDKDFSDFSWDFRYVPNLDNESATRNMGYEGRKLTHENYYRETRTQSYNFPLLRYAEVLLIYAEAACELGDGVISDGDLDLSINKIRERSGVADLTNALISPFSDLTMLGEIRRERAIELFGENFRYDDLKRWGIAEEELNKNVCVTYVAGTEFETAIDPMDATLNIYNASAWSYGLTTTEEATSSYAGIASTKAGALIIDASGNRRFQRMNYVDPIPSVQIELNENLLQNPGY; encoded by the coding sequence ATGAAAAATATATATAAACAAATCAATAAGTTTAGTCTGGCATTAGCTGCAACAGGACTAATCTTTGGTGGCTGCGATGATTATTTGGATCAAGAGCCTAAAGACCAGGTAACTGAGGCGATTTATTACGAAACACAAGAACAATTTACGAATGCTTCTAATTATTTTTATACCCGTTTTGGTTGGGAAGAGGGTGATGGAGCTACAGATCTTTCAGGTAACATAGGTGACACTGATTATGCTTCTGGAAAAACAATTATTCCTGTTTCAGATGACATATGGAAAAATAACTACGTTTATTTACGAGTAATAAATCAACTGATTGAAAAAGCTGCAGAATACAATGGCGAGCAGTCTGAAATTTCAGCATCTCTTGGTACGGCGTATTTCTTTAGAGCTTGGCATCACAATAAATTGTTGTTGCGTTTTGGTGGTGTACCTATTGTTACCCGTTCTTTGGATGTAAGTTCCGAGGAGGTTTATGCTCCACGTAATAGTCGTTATGAAGTAGTTAATCAGATGGTTTCAGATTTAGATATGGCAATTTCTCTTTTGCCAACTGCTACATCTTTAGCTGATAGTGAGGTAGGTAAAATAACTGTTGAAGCAGCTAAGTCTTTCAAGGCTCGTATCTTGTTGCATGCTGCAACTTGGGAAAAGTATGTTAGTACAACTGCAGATGGCGATGGATCATCAGTAGGGGCAGGGTCTGCTAAACCAGCGGGATATCCTTCAGTTGATGAAATGTTTACTGAGGCTAAGAAAATGGCAACAGAAGTTATGAATAGTGGAGCTTTTGAACTATGGGACAAACGTGCGGAGATTGAAGCTGCATACCCAGGTTGGGGAGATCATCACCTGTTTTACTTTTTCTGTTTAGAAGATGGAACTTCTAATCCAGCTGGTCTTACCAAAGCTGATAACAAGGAGTTTATTATCCAAACAGTTTATGACTATATTTTAAGACAAAATAGAAATAATACAACTCATGCTAAACCTTGGGGACCATCACGTAAGTTGATGGATATGTATTTGTGTTCAGATGGTTTACCAGTGCAACATTCGGGTGTGTTTAACGGATACGGAATGATGACTTCAGAATTTCAAAATCGTGACCTGCGATTAGTTGGCTTGGTAAAAGAACCACTTAAAGAATACTGGGGATACGGATCAGGTACTGCAGGCGGTGGAGCTCAGTATGACAAAGATTTCTCTGATTTTTCTTGGGATTTCCGTTATGTTCCAAATTTAGATAACGAATCAGCTACTCGTAATATGGGATATGAAGGGCGAAAATTAACCCACGAAAATTATTACCGTGAAACAAGGACTCAGTCTTATAACTTTCCATTACTTCGTTATGCTGAGGTGTTGTTAATATATGCTGAGGCTGCATGTGAATTAGGAGATGGAGTAATTTCAGATGGTGATTTGGACCTTTCTATCAATAAAATCAGAGAGCGTTCTGGTGTAGCAGATTTAACAAATGCATTAATTTCTCCTTTTAGTGATTTAACAATGCTTGGTGAAATTCGTCGTGAGCGTGCTATTGAGTTGTTTGGAGAGAATTTCCGTTACGACGATTTAAAGCGTTGGGGAATTGCCGAAGAGGAATTGAATAAAAATGTTTGCGTTACTTATGTAGCAGGAACAGAATTTGAAACAGCAATAGATCCGATGGATGCAACACTTAATATTTATAATGCTAGTGCATGGTCTTATGGTTTAACGACTACAGAAGAAGCAACTTCATCTTATGCAGGTATTGCTTCTACAAAAGCTGGTGCTTTAATTATTGATGCAAGTGGAAACAGAAGATTTCAGCGTATGAATTATGTTGATCCAATTCCTTCTGTTCAGATTGAATTAAATGAGAACTTGTTACAAAATCCAGGATATTAA
- a CDS encoding GH39 family glycosyl hydrolase, with protein MKNIYCKVSTLFLVMMLVFSGTTIAQKTIEIDTDSKGETFEHFWSKCVGAGRANEALRAGWLEQLKLVQENCGFEYVRFHGLFHDDMFPVFEKNGKTTYNWQYIDDVFDRLLDLNVKPFVELAFLPKSMAAEDSKTVFWWKANITPNEDSFEKWHDLVSAFTQHAVDRYGIDEVLTWYFEVWNEPNLYQLFWDGTKSQYFEMYKQSALAVKAVDQRLRIGGPATSNFVPDARFDTETLDNDAAKEVFTVDDINKLDWHGVWIEDFLKYCDKENLPVDFVSCHPYPTDYAFNPETGKGRGLTRFIHAPKLDMEWLKETVVKSAFPNAEIHLTEWNTSPSSRDAMHDFLPPAAYIVKSNLDCLGLTNSLAFWTFTDIFEEKGGASSIFHGGFGMINYQGLVKPSYHAYRMLHQLGDEELFKNDYLFVSRKSENGKIVALAYNYPKEYYGSVPAGNNKLEEGTSRVLDFTLTGLQAGKMFKIEILDKDHGNIHNSWEALGKPEPPTREQIKVMKKAANALKTELVSADKDGNLSIKHEITPWSLVLIEQIN; from the coding sequence ATGAAAAATATATATTGTAAAGTATCGACTTTATTCTTGGTCATGATGTTAGTTTTCTCGGGAACTACTATTGCTCAGAAAACAATTGAAATTGATACAGACTCAAAAGGTGAAACATTTGAACATTTCTGGAGCAAATGTGTGGGAGCTGGAAGAGCTAATGAAGCATTAAGAGCTGGATGGTTAGAGCAACTTAAGCTAGTACAAGAAAATTGTGGTTTTGAGTATGTTCGCTTTCATGGTTTGTTTCATGACGATATGTTTCCTGTTTTCGAAAAAAATGGAAAGACAACTTACAATTGGCAATACATTGATGATGTATTTGACCGTTTATTGGATTTAAATGTAAAACCATTTGTTGAGTTGGCATTTTTGCCTAAAAGCATGGCAGCGGAAGATTCAAAAACGGTTTTTTGGTGGAAAGCTAATATTACACCAAATGAGGATTCTTTCGAAAAATGGCACGATTTAGTATCTGCCTTCACGCAGCATGCGGTTGATCGATATGGTATTGACGAAGTATTAACTTGGTATTTTGAAGTATGGAACGAGCCAAACCTGTATCAATTATTTTGGGATGGTACTAAATCACAGTATTTCGAAATGTATAAGCAATCAGCTTTAGCCGTAAAAGCCGTTGATCAGCGTCTTAGAATTGGTGGTCCAGCCACTAGTAACTTCGTGCCTGATGCGCGTTTTGACACTGAAACTTTAGACAATGATGCAGCGAAAGAAGTATTTACTGTTGATGATATTAACAAATTGGATTGGCATGGTGTTTGGATTGAGGATTTTCTGAAATATTGTGATAAAGAGAATTTACCTGTTGATTTTGTAAGTTGTCATCCTTATCCAACCGATTATGCTTTTAATCCTGAAACAGGAAAAGGAAGAGGCCTTACCCGTTTTATTCATGCTCCAAAATTGGATATGGAATGGTTAAAAGAAACGGTTGTGAAAAGTGCTTTCCCAAATGCTGAAATTCACTTAACAGAATGGAATACCAGTCCGAGTAGTAGAGATGCCATGCATGATTTCTTGCCTCCAGCAGCCTACATTGTAAAATCCAATCTAGATTGTCTTGGCTTAACGAATTCATTGGCTTTTTGGACATTTACTGATATTTTTGAAGAAAAAGGAGGAGCTTCTAGTATCTTTCATGGTGGTTTCGGAATGATAAATTACCAGGGTTTAGTTAAACCAAGCTATCATGCTTATCGCATGTTGCATCAGTTAGGAGATGAAGAATTATTTAAAAATGATTATCTGTTTGTAAGTCGTAAATCAGAAAATGGTAAAATAGTAGCCTTAGCCTATAACTATCCTAAAGAGTACTATGGTTCTGTACCTGCTGGAAATAACAAATTGGAAGAAGGAACATCAAGAGTGCTTGACTTCACACTTACAGGTTTGCAAGCGGGCAAAATGTTTAAAATCGAAATTTTAGATAAAGATCACGGTAATATTCATAATTCTTGGGAAGCATTGGGAAAACCAGAACCTCCAACACGCGAGCAAATAAAAGTGATGAAAAAAGCAGCGAATGCACTAAAAACAGAATTGGTTTCGGCTGATAAGGACGGTAACTTAAGCATCAAGCATGAAATTACACCTTGGAGTTTAGTGCTTATTGAGCAAATAAATTAA
- a CDS encoding SusC/RagA family TonB-linked outer membrane protein has translation MKKKSFLRYLTFGVGLKCASFLLVLILFNLTANANPFFAISTNETVGAKNQQARKITGKVLDESGISLPGVSVIVKGTTMGTITTIDGDFAINVSEGATTLLLTFVGMENVEIDIQNQDFFEVKMKASSIGLDELVVVGYGAQKKATMSGSVAQVKGDEMLKGKGTSSAALAIQGEIPGVQITRTSARPGNENIDIKIRGDISVNNISPLILLDGLQIPEWQLSTINPNDIETYSVIKDGAAAIFGTKAAGGVLLITTKKGKAGKIKVEYNADLQFTIPYEWPITNLQELGELWTQAGSNDAITFTDGDGNEAVAGGTYKFFSKDQWEKIANGEIPTEQLFGAFDFKYADTDYFDEVYGVTTSQRHNISISGGSDKATFRTSLGYANDRSTMDVSYDGAKKYNFRTNLNYKVNDMVTADLNVSYDNRQIDVPTQGVGETVNDPWLWPVYNPDGEYYHLWGARNVVGKLKEGGRTETEQEIFRLGGKITLNLGKYVKGLSLNYQGNMMSRRNDKTARKTTTTVYDWTSENVISEALSGTSVDIDLSKIFFQNHVFQANYKRSFGNHNLGVMVGMTAEEETVTKYEMYRKNMASDELDALNTGDATTQTNGGSAYATGLVSYLGRVNYDYNGIYLLEVSGRRDGSSRLHEDKRWKNFLGASTGVRLSEMDFLKDGLFQNLKIRASYGETGSTTGIGAYDYFSTISTGETYFGSSPSINNTAWIKSMTSTDRTWERVAKTNFGVDFTTLNSRLSGTFEYFKHQNKDMLISITYPQVLGASAPKTNSGDFNNHGWEVSLKWRDKIGELKYKVGVSMWDSKSEVTHMEGAQTIKHGVNTTIEGKPLNAIYAYRTDGIFQNEAEVLAYYNDYGFTDPSDQLAKKSGTALPDYRSNNRLSPGSYRKVDENNDGIINDDDLYYFGDANPHYNFGINLSAEWRNFDFSAFFQGVGQQYIVRSGTLAYPFRAWWMNQNNTWAGDTWTPENTGADYPAITNNGKRKGWNYGTTNDNNVINAWYMRAKVISLGYTVPKELIQNIGLERVRVSVTGNDIFTFSNVKDGLDPENGSSAHGGNVDPFNSSLIFSIQATF, from the coding sequence ATGAAAAAAAAATCATTTTTAAGGTATCTTACCTTTGGAGTTGGTTTAAAATGTGCCAGTTTTCTGTTGGTATTGATTTTATTCAATCTAACAGCTAATGCGAATCCTTTTTTCGCCATTAGTACAAATGAGACTGTTGGGGCTAAAAACCAACAAGCCCGAAAAATTACCGGTAAAGTGCTTGATGAGAGTGGAATTTCTCTTCCAGGAGTATCTGTAATCGTTAAAGGAACCACAATGGGAACTATCACAACCATTGATGGTGATTTTGCAATCAATGTTTCAGAAGGTGCTACAACACTTTTACTGACTTTTGTTGGTATGGAGAATGTTGAAATTGATATTCAAAACCAAGACTTCTTTGAAGTGAAAATGAAAGCTAGCTCAATAGGTTTAGATGAATTAGTTGTTGTTGGTTATGGTGCACAGAAAAAAGCCACAATGTCTGGTTCAGTTGCACAGGTAAAAGGAGATGAGATGCTTAAAGGTAAAGGTACCTCTAGTGCAGCTCTTGCTATTCAAGGTGAAATTCCTGGAGTACAAATAACACGTACATCAGCTCGTCCGGGTAACGAGAATATTGACATTAAGATTCGCGGTGATATTTCTGTAAATAATATTTCCCCACTTATTTTATTGGATGGATTACAAATACCTGAATGGCAGTTGTCAACTATCAATCCAAATGATATTGAAACTTATTCCGTTATTAAAGATGGTGCAGCAGCAATTTTTGGTACAAAGGCAGCTGGTGGAGTTCTTTTAATTACAACGAAAAAAGGTAAGGCAGGAAAGATTAAAGTTGAATACAATGCTGACCTACAGTTTACTATTCCTTACGAATGGCCTATTACTAATTTGCAGGAATTAGGAGAGCTGTGGACTCAAGCAGGTTCTAACGATGCAATTACATTTACTGATGGTGATGGTAACGAAGCAGTTGCTGGAGGAACTTATAAGTTTTTTAGTAAAGATCAATGGGAAAAAATTGCAAATGGTGAAATTCCTACAGAACAGTTGTTTGGTGCTTTTGATTTTAAATATGCAGACACTGACTATTTTGACGAAGTTTATGGTGTAACTACATCGCAAAGACACAATATTTCGATATCGGGAGGTAGTGATAAGGCAACATTTAGAACTTCATTGGGTTATGCTAATGATCGTTCTACTATGGATGTGTCATATGATGGTGCAAAGAAGTATAACTTTCGTACTAACTTGAACTACAAGGTAAACGATATGGTAACTGCAGATTTGAATGTTTCATATGATAACAGACAAATTGATGTGCCAACGCAAGGAGTGGGTGAAACAGTAAATGACCCTTGGTTATGGCCTGTTTATAATCCTGATGGAGAATATTATCATCTTTGGGGTGCTAGAAACGTTGTTGGAAAGCTAAAAGAAGGTGGTCGTACTGAAACTGAACAAGAAATATTCAGATTAGGTGGAAAAATCACATTAAATCTAGGTAAATACGTTAAAGGGCTATCGTTAAATTATCAAGGGAATATGATGTCTCGTAGAAATGATAAAACAGCTCGTAAAACAACTACTACTGTTTACGATTGGACTAGTGAAAATGTGATTTCTGAGGCATTATCAGGTACATCTGTAGATATTGATTTAAGTAAGATATTCTTTCAAAATCATGTGTTTCAAGCGAATTACAAACGTTCTTTTGGTAATCATAACTTAGGTGTTATGGTCGGAATGACTGCTGAAGAAGAGACAGTTACAAAGTATGAAATGTATCGTAAGAATATGGCATCCGATGAGCTTGATGCTTTGAATACAGGTGATGCTACCACACAAACTAATGGGGGTTCAGCTTATGCAACAGGCTTGGTATCTTACTTAGGTAGAGTAAATTACGATTATAATGGAATTTATTTATTAGAAGTTTCTGGTCGTCGTGATGGTTCTTCTCGTTTACATGAGGATAAACGTTGGAAAAATTTCTTAGGTGCTTCAACTGGTGTTAGACTATCAGAAATGGACTTTTTAAAAGATGGACTTTTCCAAAATTTAAAAATTCGTGCTTCTTATGGTGAAACTGGTTCTACAACAGGAATTGGTGCTTACGATTACTTTTCAACCATTTCTACTGGAGAAACATACTTTGGTTCTTCACCAAGTATCAACAATACAGCTTGGATCAAATCAATGACGTCTACTGATCGTACTTGGGAGCGTGTAGCAAAAACCAATTTTGGTGTTGATTTCACAACATTAAATAGTCGCCTTAGTGGAACATTTGAATATTTCAAGCACCAAAATAAGGACATGTTAATTAGTATCACTTACCCACAAGTTCTAGGAGCAAGTGCACCAAAGACAAATAGTGGTGACTTTAATAATCACGGATGGGAAGTATCTTTAAAGTGGAGAGATAAAATTGGTGAATTGAAATATAAAGTTGGTGTATCTATGTGGGATAGTAAATCAGAAGTTACTCACATGGAAGGAGCTCAAACTATTAAACATGGTGTAAATACAACGATTGAAGGAAAGCCATTAAATGCGATTTATGCCTACAGAACTGATGGGATTTTTCAAAATGAGGCTGAAGTGTTAGCTTATTACAATGATTATGGATTTACAGATCCTTCTGATCAATTAGCTAAAAAATCGGGTACTGCACTTCCAGATTACCGCAGTAATAACCGTTTAAGTCCAGGATCATACAGAAAAGTTGATGAAAATAACGATGGAATAATCAATGATGATGATTTATATTATTTCGGCGATGCCAACCCTCATTATAATTTTGGAATTAATCTAAGTGCAGAGTGGAGAAATTTCGATTTCAGTGCATTCTTCCAAGGTGTAGGTCAGCAGTATATTGTACGTAGTGGTACATTAGCTTACCCTTTCCGTGCATGGTGGATGAACCAGAATAATACATGGGCTGGTGATACATGGACTCCTGAGAATACGGGAGCAGATTATCCAGCAATAACCAACAACGGCAAACGTAAAGGTTGGAATTATGGAACCACGAATGATAACAATGTAATTAACGCCTGGTACATGCGTGCTAAAGTGATTTCATTGGGATATACCGTGCCTAAAGAACTTATACAGAATATTGGGCTTGAAAGAGTTCGTGTATCTGTTACTGGTAATGACATTTTTACATTTAGTAATGTAAAAGATGGTTTAGATCCTGAAAATGGAAGTTCTGCTCACGGTGGTAATGTAGATCCATTTAATTCATCATTAATTTTTAGCATTCAGGCTACATTTTAA
- a CDS encoding glycoside hydrolase family 88 protein: MKRMNKLITAFLILIITVSCSNEKKAIEKLDTDKVLEYCVEKAQETMNDLTDVDSLPRNIYPGQKKWNKVGNKDWTCGFWPGVLWYAYEASNDSTILKKAKDFTNPLQAVLDVPVDNHDLGFMLYCSFGNGYRLTQDPEYHDFLIEAADSLATLYNPKVGTILSWPVMRKKMNWPHNTIIDNMINLELLFWASKNGGDKSLYDMAVKHAETCMTTLIRPDFSTYHVAVFDTIDGHFIKGVTHQGYADDSQWARGQGWGIYGYTMCHRETGKVEFLETAKKLADVFIDRLSEDGVPYWDFNDPSIPNAPKDASAAAVVASGMLELSTFMKDKADQLKYRNAAVSLLTKLSTDMYLSKDVNQAMLLHSTGHLPHNSEIDASIIYADYYFIEALLRLKKIEDSEK; the protein is encoded by the coding sequence ATGAAGAGAATGAACAAACTGATAACAGCTTTTTTAATCTTAATTATAACTGTTTCATGTTCTAATGAGAAGAAAGCGATAGAAAAACTTGATACTGACAAGGTGTTGGAGTATTGTGTTGAGAAAGCACAGGAAACAATGAATGACTTAACTGATGTTGACAGTTTACCGAGGAATATATATCCTGGACAAAAAAAATGGAATAAAGTTGGTAATAAGGATTGGACTTGTGGATTTTGGCCAGGTGTACTTTGGTATGCTTATGAAGCCTCCAATGACTCTACGATATTAAAAAAAGCTAAAGATTTTACGAATCCCTTGCAAGCAGTTCTCGACGTTCCTGTTGATAACCACGATTTGGGTTTTATGTTGTATTGCAGTTTTGGAAATGGATATCGTCTTACTCAAGATCCTGAGTATCATGATTTTTTAATAGAAGCAGCGGATTCATTGGCAACATTGTATAACCCTAAGGTTGGAACGATATTATCTTGGCCTGTTATGCGAAAAAAAATGAACTGGCCTCACAATACGATCATCGACAACATGATCAATTTGGAACTTTTATTTTGGGCTTCAAAAAATGGTGGCGATAAATCTCTATATGATATGGCTGTAAAACATGCTGAAACTTGCATGACAACACTTATCAGACCTGATTTTAGCACTTACCATGTAGCTGTTTTCGATACAATTGATGGGCATTTTATCAAAGGTGTTACACATCAAGGTTATGCCGATGATTCTCAATGGGCACGTGGCCAAGGATGGGGAATTTATGGTTATACCATGTGTCACCGTGAAACTGGTAAGGTAGAATTTTTAGAAACAGCTAAGAAACTTGCTGATGTTTTTATTGATCGCTTATCTGAAGATGGTGTACCTTATTGGGATTTTAATGATCCTTCAATTCCGAATGCGCCAAAAGATGCCTCAGCAGCTGCTGTTGTTGCTTCTGGTATGTTGGAGCTTTCTACATTTATGAAAGACAAAGCAGATCAATTGAAATACAGAAATGCAGCCGTTTCTTTATTGACAAAACTTTCAACAGATATGTATTTAAGTAAGGATGTGAACCAGGCAATGTTATTGCATTCAACAGGACATCTACCTCATAATTCTGAAATTGATGCATCGATAATATATGCTGACTACTATTTTATAGAAGCATTGTTACGTTTGAAAAAAATAGAGGATAGCGAAAAATAA
- a CDS encoding glycoside hydrolase family 30 protein: MKNKLNSSISKLASLLVLLVVFNTAQAQKVELIYTTSSDRWVKEKKAVQTNKDVNAKADIVVDANSPLQVVDGIGGAFNELGWTAMNVLPKEDAAKVFDALFGEDGCNFSMGRVPIGASDYALSYYSMNDVPEDFEMRDFNIDRDRFIMIPYIKEAFKRRPDFKLWASPWTPPAWMKVNEHYSLRAGDMGGRVGGNKMAAGKEIRTSSTAFKMQRRYLEAYALYFSKFITAYKEAGTPVFMIQPQNEILYAPNWPACTWLTEDMSYFIGDFLGPKFEKDSLDTEIWLGTINSPDPRYIQYALEHKNAKKYIKGVGFQWNGERSIPTISKEYPNIKLMQTENKCGEKENDWSSLERSWKSIVHYFNNGAGSYLYWNMILDETGKSAWGWPQNSMVVIDSKSKEVKYNDEFYLFKHLSHFVQPGDHFLKSEGENQLAFKLKDGRTLLLVYNPEKNSKTVNIKLGETHLKAKLEAVSINTILIN, translated from the coding sequence ATGAAAAACAAACTAAACAGTTCAATTTCAAAACTAGCAAGCTTGTTGGTGTTGTTGGTAGTTTTTAATACTGCTCAAGCTCAAAAAGTTGAGCTAATTTATACAACATCATCGGATAGATGGGTTAAAGAAAAGAAAGCAGTTCAAACAAATAAAGATGTCAATGCAAAAGCTGATATCGTTGTTGATGCAAACAGTCCATTGCAGGTTGTTGATGGTATTGGAGGCGCCTTTAATGAGTTAGGTTGGACTGCAATGAATGTTTTGCCTAAAGAGGATGCTGCTAAGGTTTTTGATGCTCTTTTTGGTGAGGATGGTTGTAATTTTTCAATGGGAAGAGTGCCAATAGGTGCAAGTGATTATGCCTTGAGTTATTATTCAATGAATGATGTTCCCGAAGATTTTGAAATGCGCGATTTTAATATCGACCGTGATCGTTTCATCATGATACCATATATTAAAGAAGCCTTTAAACGTCGTCCAGATTTCAAATTATGGGCATCGCCATGGACACCGCCAGCATGGATGAAAGTAAACGAACATTACTCGTTGCGAGCAGGAGATATGGGAGGACGTGTAGGAGGAAATAAAATGGCAGCAGGTAAGGAGATTCGAACCAGTTCAACAGCGTTTAAAATGCAAAGACGCTATTTAGAAGCTTATGCTCTGTATTTTTCGAAATTTATTACGGCATATAAAGAAGCAGGAACTCCAGTTTTTATGATTCAACCACAAAATGAAATATTATATGCGCCAAATTGGCCTGCGTGCACTTGGTTGACAGAGGATATGTCTTATTTTATTGGAGACTTTCTAGGACCAAAATTTGAAAAAGATAGTTTGGATACTGAAATTTGGTTGGGTACCATTAACAGTCCAGATCCTCGCTATATACAGTATGCATTAGAACACAAAAATGCTAAAAAATACATCAAGGGCGTAGGTTTTCAGTGGAATGGAGAACGTTCGATTCCTACCATATCAAAAGAGTATCCAAATATTAAATTAATGCAAACCGAGAATAAATGTGGTGAGAAAGAAAACGATTGGTCGTCACTTGAAAGATCTTGGAAATCAATAGTGCATTATTTTAATAATGGAGCAGGATCTTATTTGTATTGGAATATGATTTTAGATGAAACTGGCAAAAGTGCTTGGGGATGGCCTCAGAACTCGATGGTTGTTATCGATAGTAAGTCAAAAGAAGTTAAGTATAACGATGAGTTTTATCTTTTTAAGCATCTTTCGCATTTTGTACAACCTGGTGATCATTTCTTAAAGTCAGAAGGAGAAAATCAGTTGGCATTTAAATTAAAGGATGGCCGAACATTACTATTGGTTTATAATCCTGAAAAAAATAGTAAAACAGTGAATATTAAGCTTGGCGAAACGCATCTAAAAGCAAAATTAGAAGCCGTGTCAATTAATACGATTTTGATCAACTAA